A window of the Nocardia sp. NBC_01329 genome harbors these coding sequences:
- a CDS encoding ABC transporter ATP-binding protein, whose translation MSMESVAWDQMYRRMHAPEEQRSFSLATARRILRFARPHQRRLIAFLVLSVVSAVLVVATPLLAGRVVDNIFAGSPPRTVILLALAIAGLAILDAGMGLAIRALSARIGEGLILDLRTAVFDHVQRMPVAFFTRTRTGALVSRLNNDVIGAQRAFSDTLSGVVANIVTVALTLVVMFQLSWQITLLALLLLPVFVIPARRMGDRLADIQREAAGLNASMSTQMTERFSAPGATLVKLFGRPAQESAEFALRAQRVRDIGVRTAMLQTVFVTALTLVSALAVALVYGLGGWYALRGQLDAGAVVALSLLLTRLYSPLTALASARMEIMSALVSFERVFEVLDLRPLIEDAPDARPVPAGPVEVEFDDVRFGYPAADKVSLASLEEVATLDTRGGEEVLHGVSLRAEPGQLIALVGSSGAGKSTIAQLVSRLYDVDSGAVRLNGTDIRELTTTSIQETIGLVTQDGHLFHDTIRANLLLAAPAAEEEQLWDALERARLSELIAGLPDGLDTVVGERGYRLSGGERQRLTIARLLLKQPRVVVLDEATASLDSTSEAAVQAALTEALQGRTALVIAHRLSTVRAADQILVVESGGIVERGTHTELLALGGRYAELYRTQFADDPAPAAA comes from the coding sequence ATGAGCATGGAATCGGTGGCCTGGGACCAGATGTACCGGCGCATGCACGCCCCGGAGGAGCAACGGTCGTTCAGCCTCGCCACAGCACGGCGCATTCTGCGCTTCGCCCGACCGCATCAGCGGCGGCTGATCGCCTTCCTGGTGCTCAGCGTGGTCTCGGCGGTACTGGTGGTCGCCACGCCACTGCTCGCGGGCCGGGTGGTCGACAATATCTTCGCCGGTTCGCCACCCCGGACGGTGATCCTCCTCGCGCTGGCCATCGCGGGGCTCGCGATCCTCGATGCCGGGATGGGCCTGGCCATCCGAGCGCTCTCGGCGCGTATCGGCGAAGGCCTGATCCTCGACCTGCGGACCGCAGTATTCGATCATGTACAGCGCATGCCGGTCGCATTCTTCACCCGGACCCGGACCGGAGCGCTGGTCAGCCGGTTGAACAACGATGTGATCGGGGCGCAGCGCGCGTTCAGCGACACCCTGTCCGGTGTGGTCGCCAATATCGTCACCGTGGCGCTCACCCTGGTGGTGATGTTCCAATTGTCCTGGCAGATAACCTTGCTCGCGCTGCTCCTGCTACCGGTATTCGTGATCCCGGCCCGGCGGATGGGCGACCGGCTGGCCGATATCCAGCGCGAAGCGGCGGGGTTGAACGCTTCGATGAGCACGCAGATGACCGAACGCTTCTCCGCGCCGGGCGCGACGCTGGTGAAACTCTTCGGCCGCCCGGCTCAGGAATCGGCCGAGTTCGCCCTACGCGCACAGCGGGTCCGCGATATCGGCGTGCGCACCGCGATGCTGCAAACAGTGTTCGTGACGGCTTTGACGCTGGTATCGGCACTGGCCGTCGCACTCGTCTACGGCCTGGGCGGATGGTACGCACTGCGCGGGCAGTTGGACGCGGGTGCCGTGGTGGCCCTGTCGCTGCTGCTGACCAGGCTGTACTCACCCCTCACCGCGCTCGCCAGCGCCCGAATGGAGATCATGTCCGCGCTGGTCAGTTTCGAGCGGGTGTTCGAGGTGCTCGATCTGCGGCCGCTGATCGAGGACGCACCGGATGCGCGGCCGGTGCCCGCCGGGCCCGTCGAGGTGGAATTCGACGATGTGCGGTTCGGATATCCTGCCGCGGATAAGGTTTCGCTGGCCTCCCTGGAGGAGGTGGCGACACTGGACACTCGCGGTGGTGAGGAAGTGCTGCACGGGGTGTCGCTGCGGGCCGAACCCGGTCAGCTCATCGCTCTGGTGGGTTCCTCGGGCGCCGGTAAATCGACCATCGCACAACTGGTTTCCCGCCTGTACGACGTGGATTCGGGCGCCGTCCGGCTCAACGGCACCGATATCCGCGAACTCACCACGACGTCGATACAGGAGACCATCGGTCTGGTCACCCAGGACGGACATCTGTTCCATGACACCATCCGGGCCAATCTGCTGCTGGCAGCCCCGGCGGCCGAGGAGGAGCAGTTGTGGGACGCGCTGGAACGGGCCCGGCTGAGCGAGCTGATCGCCGGCCTGCCCGACGGTCTGGACACCGTCGTCGGGGAACGCGGCTATCGACTCTCCGGCGGGGAACGCCAGCGACTCACCATCGCCCGGCTACTGCTCAAACAGCCGCGGGTGGTGGTGCTGGACGAGGCGACTGCCTCCCTCGACTCCACTTCCGAGGCAGCGGTACAGGCGGCGTTGACCGAAGCGCTCCAGGGGCGCACCGCGCTGGTGATCGCCCACCGGCTGTCCACAGTACGTGCGGCCGACCAGATCCTGGTGGTCGAATCCGGCGGCATCGTGGAACGCGGAACGCATACCGAGTTGCTCGCCCTGGGCGGACGGTACGCCGAGCTGTACCGGACCCAGTTCGCCGACGATCCGGCACCGGCGGCCGCGTAG
- a CDS encoding DNA polymerase IV, whose product MARWLLHVDLDQFQAAVEFRRHPELRGQPVIVGGNGDPEEPRKVVTCASYPARAFGVRAGMALRSAARKCPDAVFLPLDVPCYEEASEEVMARLRSFTDQVEVWGWDEAFVAADTDDPEQLARAIRAAVAELDLTCAIGIGDNKLTAKLATGFAKSVGKSGDIAADPPGAHAGMFRLTAANWSAVMAHRPTNALWGIGSRIAARLAESGIHTVGDLMAADRARLAAEFGPANGPYLWVMGRGAGDTEVVTKPPPAVGRSRSETFPRDIEDHAEIGAQVARLAAEVAAEIAAAGRIATRVAVTVRTSTFYTRSKQSKLPEPTTDIPTIVEAALRVLDRFPLDRPVRLLGVRLELAPVTEISGIDTDES is encoded by the coding sequence GTGGCCAGATGGCTGTTGCACGTAGACCTCGACCAGTTCCAGGCCGCGGTCGAGTTCCGGCGTCATCCCGAACTGCGGGGGCAGCCGGTGATCGTGGGCGGGAACGGCGACCCGGAGGAACCGCGCAAGGTCGTGACCTGTGCGTCCTACCCGGCACGGGCTTTCGGCGTACGTGCCGGAATGGCATTGCGGTCGGCGGCGCGTAAATGCCCGGACGCGGTGTTCCTGCCTCTGGATGTCCCCTGCTACGAGGAGGCGTCCGAGGAGGTCATGGCCCGGTTGCGTTCGTTCACCGACCAAGTGGAGGTCTGGGGGTGGGACGAGGCGTTCGTGGCAGCCGATACCGACGATCCCGAACAGCTGGCCCGGGCGATCCGAGCCGCCGTAGCGGAACTGGACCTCACCTGCGCGATCGGCATCGGCGACAACAAACTCACCGCGAAGCTGGCCACCGGTTTCGCCAAATCGGTCGGCAAATCCGGTGATATCGCGGCCGACCCGCCGGGAGCGCACGCGGGGATGTTCCGGCTCACAGCCGCCAACTGGTCGGCGGTGATGGCGCATCGCCCGACGAACGCGCTCTGGGGGATCGGTAGCCGGATCGCGGCGCGGCTGGCCGAGTCGGGAATACACACGGTCGGCGATCTGATGGCCGCCGACCGGGCCCGGCTCGCGGCCGAGTTCGGTCCGGCCAATGGACCCTACCTGTGGGTGATGGGCCGCGGTGCCGGGGATACCGAGGTGGTGACCAAACCGCCGCCGGCGGTGGGGCGCAGCAGGTCGGAGACCTTTCCCCGGGATATCGAGGATCACGCGGAGATCGGGGCGCAGGTCGCCCGGTTGGCGGCGGAGGTCGCCGCGGAGATCGCCGCGGCGGGCCGTATCGCGACCCGGGTGGCCGTCACCGTGCGCACCAGCACCTTCTACACCCGCAGCAAACAGTCCAAACTGCCCGAGCCCACCACCGATATCCCCACCATCGTCGAGGCGGCGCTGCGCGTACTGGATCGCTTTCCGCTGGATCGCCCGGTCCGGTTGCTCGGTGTCCGCCTGGAACTCGCGCCGGTCACGGAGATATCCGGTATCGATACCGACGAGTCCTGA